The following coding sequences are from one Purpureocillium takamizusanense chromosome 14, complete sequence window:
- a CDS encoding uncharacterized protein (COG:S~EggNog:ENOG503P43Z): MAAQAQTALPVDVPVFSREKEAISALRDDLLPQDRLIIQSPYSDPEHLLDLDTLDRENALLAQALARLRATRDDYATAPYTESFNWSEVIAELKQLAEASGKGFKETSFYIVAFRSQIKPSTEYSHLGELDKAAHAEAVASGGFLK; this comes from the coding sequence ATGGCAGCACAAGCCCAGACAGCGCTCCCCGTCGACGTGCCGGTCTTCTCCagggagaaggaggccaTTTCCGCACTCCGCGATGACCTCCTACCACAAGATCGCCTCATCATCCAGTCGCCGTACTCGGATCCAGAGCATCTGCTGGATCTCGACACACTGGATCGCGAGAACGCCCTCCTCGCTCAGGCTCTGGCTCGCTTGCGGGCAACCCGTGACGACTATGCCACGGCGCCGTACACCGAATCCTTCAACTGGTCCGAAGTGATCGCCGAGCTGAAGCAGCTTGCCGAGGCGTCTGGCAAGGGCTTCAAGGAGACGTCTTTTTACATCGTCGCATTTCGCTCGCAGATCAAGCCGAGCACCGAGTACAGCCACCTCGGTGAGCTGGACAAGGCCGCCCATGCCGAGGCCGTAGCCAGCGGCGGCTTTCTCAAGTGA
- the EIF3H gene encoding Eukaryotic translation initiation factor 3 subunit H (COG:J~EggNog:ENOG503NW8Q~MEROPS:MER0021886) gives MSDSLKDAPFQAVQVEALVIMKIAKHCSSAFPTTATGSIVGMDQNGLLEITNTFPFPTVDGTTADSHQNDASQIAAAAPRQKSNVAYQNEMIRHLKEVNVDANNVGWYTSATMGNFVNMSFIENQYHYQKDNSRTVALVYDASKSSQGNLTLRAFRLTTTFMNAYKEGKFTTENLQKTKLSFRDILAELPITVHNSHLLTSFLHQMPTRPSSDEIEQPNSLADLKDADSRVPLYPSVDTLDLSIDPFLEKTCDLLLESIESHYTDLNNFQFYQRQLGREQAKITQWQTKRKAENAQRAVAKQPLLPEDEWQRLFKLPQEPSRLEGMLNAKQVDQYSKQVDGFTANVSAKMFAVRENLLPQ, from the exons ATGAGCGACTCTCTTAAGGATGCGCCTTTCCAGGCGGTGCAGGTCGAGGCTCTG GTGATCATGAAGATTGCCAAGCACTGCTCCTCGGCTTTCCCTACGACCGCGACGGGTTCCATCGTCGGCATGGACCAGAACGGCCTCCTCGAGATCACCAACACGTTCCCTTTCCCCACAGTCGAtggcaccaccgccgacaGCCACCAGAACGACGCCTCGCAgatcgccgcggccgctcctCGGCAAAAGTCCAACGTCGCGTACCAAAACGAGATGATTCGGCACCTCAAGGAGGTCAACGTCGATGCCAACAATGTTGGCTGGTACACGAGCGCCACGATGGGCAACTTTGTCAACATGAGCTTCATCGAGAACCAGTACCACTATCAAAAGGACAACAGCCGGACTGTGGCCCTCGTCTACGACGCCAGCAAGAGCTCGCAAGGCAACCTCACCCTGCGAGCATTCCGCTTGACAACTACCTTCATGAACGCCTACAAGGAGGGCAAGTTTACGACGGAGAA CCTGCAAAAGACGAAGCTGTCCTTCCGCGACATCTTGGCCGAGCTGCCCATTACCGTCCACAACTCGCATCTCCTCACATCTTTCCTGCACCAGATGCCTACCCGCCCCTCTTCGGACGAGATCGAGCAGCCCAACTCGCTCGCCGACCTCAAGGATGCCGACTCCAGGGTGCCACTGTATCCTTCTGTCGACACCCTTGACCTCTCCATCGACCCGTTCCTGGAGAAGACGTGCGACCTCCTTCTCGAGAGCATCGAGTCCCACTATACCGACCTCAACAACTTCCAGTTCTATCAAAGACAACTCGGCCGTGAGCAGGCCAAGATTACGCAGTGGCAGacgaagcgcaaggccgagaaCGCTCAGCGCGCCGTTGCCAAGCAGCCACTCCTACCCGAGGACGAGTGGCAGCGACTGTTCAAGCTGCCCCAGGAGCCTAGCCGGCTGGAGGGCATGCTCAACGCGAAGCAGGTGGATCAATACAGCAAGCAGGTGGATGGTTTCACTGCCAACGTTAGCGCCAAGATGTTCGCCGTGAGGGAGAACCTGCTGCCCCAGTAA
- the SAH1 gene encoding Adenosylhomocysteinase (COG:H~EggNog:ENOG503NU46~BUSCO:EOG09262LYR) has translation MSAPAQKFKVADLSLAAFGRKEIELAENEMPGLMSTREKYAADQPLKGARIAGCLHMTIQTAVLIETLTALGAEVTWTSCNIFSTQDHAAAAIAAAGVPVFAWKGETEEEYNWCLEQQLLAFKDGNKLNLILDDGGDLTQLVHSKYPEMLKGCYGVSEETTTGVHHLYRMLKDNKLLVPAINVNDSVTKSKFDNLYGCRESLVDGIKRATDVMIAGKVAVVAGFGDVGKGCAMALHGMGARVLVTEIDPINALQAAMAGYQVTTMEKAASIGQIFVTTTGCRDILTGVHFEAMPNDAIVCNIGHFDIEIDVAWLKKNAKSVQNIKPQVDRFLMPSGRHIILLAEGRLVNLGCATGHSSFVMSCSFTNQVLAQIMLYKANDEAFGKKYVEFAKTEKLEVGVYVLPKILDEEVARLHLNHVQAELSSLSKVQAEYLGLTVEGPFKSDIYRY, from the exons ATGTCTGCCCCCGCCCAGAAATTCAAGGTCGCCGACCtgtccctcgccgcctttggcCGCAAGGAGATTGAGCTGGCCGAGAATGAGATGCCCGGTCTCATGTCCACACGCGAGAAGTATGCCGCCGACCAGCCCCTCAAGGGTGCCCGCATTGCCGGCTGCCTGCACATGACCATCCAGACGGCCGTCCTCATCGAGACCCTGACTgctctcggcgccgaggtcacctggacgagctgcaACATCTTCTCCACCCAGGAccacgccgctgccgccattgctgccgctggtgtcCCTGTCTTCGCCTGGAAGGGCGAGACCGAGGAGGAGTACAACTGGtgcctcgagcagcagctccttgcCTTCAAGGATGGCAACAAGCTGAACCtgatcctcgacgacggcggtgaccTGACCCAGCTCGTCCACTCCAAGTACCCCGAGATGCTCAAGGGCTGCTACGGTGTCTCGGAGGAGACCACCACTGGCGTTCACCACCTGTACCGCATGCTCAAGGACAacaagctcctcgtccccgcCATCAACGTCAACGACTCCGTCACCAAGTCCAAGTTTGACAACCTGTACGGCTGCCGCGAGTCCCTTGTTGACGGTATCAAGCGTGCTACCGACGTCATGATTGCTGGCAaggtcgctgtcgtcgccggcttcggTGACGTCGGCAAGGGCTGCGCCATGGCTCTGCACGGCATGGGCGCCCGCGTCCTGGTCACCGAGATTGACCCCATCAACGCTCtccaggccgccatggccggctACCAGGTCACCACCATGGAGAAGGCTGCCAGCATCGGCCAGATCTTCGTCACCACCACTGGCTGCCGTGACATCCTGACTGGCGTTCACTTCGAGGCCATGCCCAACGACGCTATCGTTTGCA ACATTGGTCACTTCGACATTGAGATCGATGTTGCCTGGCTCAAGAAGAACGCCAAGTCGGTCCAGAACATCAAGCCTCAGGTCGACCGCTTCCTGATGCCCTCTGGCCGCCacatcatcctcctcgccgaaggccgcctcgtcaaccTGGGCTGCGCCACCGGCCACTCCTCCTTCGTCATGTCCTGCTCTTTCACCAACCAGGTGCTTGCCCAGATCATGCTGTACAAGGCCAACGATGAGGCTTTCGGCAAGAAGTACGTCGAGTTTGCCAAGacggagaagctcgaggtcggcgtctACGTCCTGCCCAAGAtcctggacgaggaggttGCCCGTCTCCACCTGAACCACGTTCAGGCCGAGCTCAGCAGCCTGTCCAAGGTCCAGGCCGAGTACCTCGGCCTCACCGTTGAGGGCCCCTTCAAGAGCGACATCTACCGCTACTAA
- the GOR1 gene encoding Glyoxylate reductase (COG:E~EggNog:ENOG503NW94), whose product MADKPKVLLLGEIEHAHEAWASLADIAHVLRPRARNRADFIAECQSGSLDGVVAAYRTFASARVTGRIDGALLDALPSSFRFLCHNGAGYDQIDITACTRHNVRVSNTPTAVDDATADTAIWLLLGALRGFPAAVASLRARGARRTGPDGRPLPLGRDPRGKVLGILGMGGIGRNLAAKARALGMRIRYHNRSPLSGGGGGGGGGGGGGRAGDDAATAEYVDFETLLRESDVLSLNLPLNPSTRHIISTPQFAIMKPGIVIVNTARGAVMDEAALVEALNSGRVASVGLDVYENEPHIHPGLLANPNVLLLPHVGTWTLETETKMEEWAIDNVRMAVTKGKLKSIVPEQKAMQCEESGQANL is encoded by the exons ATGGCAGACAAGCCCAAGGTGCTGCTCTTGGGCGAGATTGAACA TGCCCACGAAGCCTGGGCAtccctcgccgacatcgcGCACGTCCTGCGGCCCCGGGCCCGCAACCGCGCCGACTTCATCGCGGAATGCCAGTCGGGctccctcgacggcgtcgtcgccgcctacCGCACCTTTGCGTCCGCCCGAGTGACGggccgcatcgacggcgcgctgctcgacgccctgccctCGTCGTTTCGCTTCCTCTGCCATAACG GCGCCGGATACGACCAAATCGACATCACCGCATGCACCCGACACAACGTCCGCGTCTCCAACAcccccaccgccgtcgacgacgccaccgccgacaccgccatctggctgctcctcggcgccctgcgcggcttccccgctgccgtcgcctccctgcgcgcccgcggcgcccggcgcACCGGAcccgacggccggcccctccccctcggccgcgaccCCCGCGGCAAGgtcctcggcatcctcggcatgggcggcatcggccgcAACCTCGCCGCAAAGGCCCGCGCTTTGGGCATGCGCATCCGCTACCATAATCGGTCGCCCCTgagcggtggcggtggcggtggtggtggtggcggaggaggaggacgagcaggagacgatgccgccaccgccgagtACGTCGACTTTGAGACGCTGTTGAGGGAGAGCGACGTCCTCAGCCTGAACCTGCCCCTGAAC CCGAGCACCCGTCACATCATATCTACACCCCAGTTTGCCATCATGAAGCCCGGCATCGTCATTGTAAACACagcccgtggcgccgtcatggacgaggccgcccttgtcgaggcTCTGAATTCCGGAAGAGTCGCTAGCGTGGGACTCGACGTCTACGAGAACGAACCTCATATCCACCCGGGGCTGCTCGCGAACCCAAATGTTCTGCTTTTGCCACACGTAGGCACATGGACCCTCGAGACAGAAACCAAGATGGAGGAGTGGGCCATTGACAACGTACGCATGGCCGTCACCAAAGGAAAGCTCAAGAGCATCGTCCCGGAGCAAAAGGCCATGCAGTGCGAAGAGAGTGGACAGGCCAATTTATAA